A region of the Cannabis sativa cultivar Pink pepper isolate KNU-18-1 chromosome 3, ASM2916894v1, whole genome shotgun sequence genome:
AGCAACACGCATGGAGTGTCActgtatcttttttttttttttgatatttttattaatatttttggaaattccaattatattataatgataatttaattaattatatttttataattggaAATTGATAACTAGAAaggaaacaaaagccaatttggTATATGCAATTgaaaaatgataataattaatgaaaaataataataaatacttcTCATTCTCCTTGAAAAACATATATTGATAATTACAATTATTATTCagataaaaaagataattacaattattattgaaaagaaaaattattgtcAAAAGTGACTAtagaaaaaagtaaaaatattttacagAAAAATCCTATACTATATCAGTGTATATATTTACATTAttaattttcagaaaaacaaaaaaaacatataataataCATGTCGAACCCGTTTTCAGTGTCAATCGGATAAACCCAAAAAAAGGCGAAGGTCATCGAGAATGGTCCGGCCATGGCCTACCCTGTCCTCTCTCAACACATATCCTCTCCCTTCAATTCATCCCCAAAGCTTCGATGCGCAAAATCAGCCTCAGCCAAACGACGTCGTCTTCCTCGTTATCCTTCAGATCTGGCACCACCTAAATCGGGAGCCGCTCATAGTGGCCGACAGTGAAGCCTTTGAGATCGACAGTGAAGCCTAATCTCTCCTCCAACCGCTTCTGTAACCCAAACTCTGGCCAACTCCGCGAACCCCAAAGCAAGCCTCTCCGTTGAAGATCTACAGAGAAAAGGGAGAAAGAGAACATCATCGAGGGAGATAGATAAAGAGAGACCGtcacaaagagagagagatagtgAAGCTATACCTGAGTTTGTGTCAAAAGCTACCAACGCCGGTCTttccaagagagagagagagagagagagagagagagagagagagagagagagagagagagagagagagagagagagagagagagagagagagagagagagagagagagagagagagagagagagggaaccTTGCAATACGATTCAGAGAGAGAGAACGATGGATTTAAGGTTTTAATGGAGCGGGACTCTCCATTTCGTGGTCAGATTAGACCATCAGAGGTCGAGATGAACAAAGTGTTAAAGAGGGAGGTgctgcatttttttttcaaagggaGGAGGTGCTGCGTTTATTTTTCCAGAGGGAGGAGAGGGGAGGCGCTGTTCTAAAGGAGAAATAGTAGGGTTTTGTTATTTGATATTTAGGGTTGTGTAAGAGAATATATtaggttttattttattatttaatgatggtacacgttttttttttattaattcaaattatataattataataatatgggGACGATAGGGCTGAcagattataattataattttatatatttttttttaatatgaggCTATATGGGGACACACATTGTGTGTATGTAAAAGTATATACCCACACGCTATGCGTGTCACTAAAGCCACATGTTCACGTTGCTTTAGTGACACACATAATGTGTTGGCAAAGGGTTTTGCTCACACGCGTGGCACGTCTCTATAggttatggttttttttttttttataaaattataaattttgggTTTTAGTATTTAGTGACACTCCATAGTTTTAGTGACCCACATTTTGGGTGATAAACACTAAATATTTAGAGTCATTtagtgtgtgtcactaaaaaccACTCTTAACTTTTTAGTGACCCACACTTTTATGTGTGTCACTATATAGTGTCATTAAAAGCTTAATTTGTAGTAGTGACCAAGTGTGAGAGATCAATCCAATGCAACCATTAATGCAACAACTTCTGCTAGTATGACTGAAAAATTCCCTACAATAACCAACAAGCAGAGGATAAGCCTAACACAAATACTCCATAAAAATAAACTACCTCCAAAACTATACTTACAAGAAACCGTAACCTACCATCCAGAGAAAACTACAACACttatcaaaaaattataattccTAACAATAACGTTACAAGATTACCTTCCATAAGAGAACATGAATCACAATATCTAAAAGGTGAGGATAGTATCAACTTCTTAAGATTGGACAAAACATACACCATAAAGGAAACACTGTTGCTCACCctcataacaaaaaaatatcataaacaataaagaaaaaaaaaacacctccTGTCATAAACCATACCAAATAAGGATCTACATAGGTACCCAAGAACATTCCTGGTAGTATCTCGAACTATTGCTCTAATTCCTttagtattagaattaacatcCAGCGACGCATCAACATTTAGTTTATACACTCCCAAAGGCAGCTTAATCCATCATTCTGGAGACATGCATGTCGACCCCTTAGTCATAATATTGTGTCTCGAACATTGACTATATTCAATAAATAACTTAAAGATTTGTGAGACCACAACATCAGGAGGGTTGGCTTTGCGACAATGGACAATTTGGTTTCTTTCGCCCCAAATATACCAAGCCACAATAAGGAACAATTCGTAGTCACATCTTGATAGTACCTCCGAAGCCTTCAAAACTATTTGTTTGAATGAGATATCCATTGAGAGATTATACAATAGAGTAACACGTAATTCCTTCCAAACTTTCTTAAAACCATGACATAGGAACATAGCATGACTGTTTTAATCCACACTATAACCACATAAAGGACAATTAGTATGATCGACCATTTTCCTTTTTTGGAGCCCCACATACGTATGGAGTGCATCATGAAATCCACGCCAAACAAAGGTTAAAACTTTCTTTGGCAAAGAAGTTTTCCAAAACTCTTTCCACCATATAGAGAACCAACTCTTAAAAGGGGAAGGATTAAAATGAGCCAACTGTGTTGCCACAAAGTATCCACTTTTCACAAAATAATTACCCTCAACTGTATAGTGccatatgttgggttttgtgccttaaataaaacccatttcaatataatcagatttacttattaataaagatcagaaataacattttatgttgcatgattcacatgatttatttcatgattatatatataatgtatgaattctatttaagtccagaacatatgaatttgttaaagattatagtattgtcagcacagtggaatataatcttaattatatgttcgaaagtttattccctgatttgtcagaacactggatttagactgacatggtataatcagcgatcggtattcttacaccttggaaaagtgttatatcctttccaggacattggcaaagtctaccagtatcggatgtatggagtatacatcggaagggaccgatattgaactttgattagatatattagaatttaccgtaatatctattcaattcaatatcacctgttgatcctagatcaaatgatcttaatcctgatatgattaggttcaatctcaagagtgttattcgtgttctctgatttgttagttaagcctacttttgggttagggtgatacgtacatttcgggaacacggtagtgcaattgagtgggagcgctaacataaatatggaatctatagcttctatctggcgaatagaaagtaaaggatgatttccttcgagcttaaccaaacaaaaataaatggtggagtactcatttcacttagctgaaatattatttatacatggttaagtgttttaaggataaaatacattgtagggtgttacggtaatttaatccctttacagcgtaaatcatctatatagaggatcattgatttaagtccagaacatatagagcgttctatatgactgagagtgcaattccaagttctaagagtggattcaataaggaattaataagttagggaatttacttggtaaattcggttcgacttattgaaagctcggttatatagacccatggtccccatactagttgagaccatactgcttgtaagactcagttaattgattttaattaatcaattataattctcaagattagactatgtctatttgtgaatttatcacttattaagggtaaaacagtaaatagagagtttaaagggtatatttattaattgggaaactttgattagtttttattaataaataaaataaatggcaatatattatttaataattaattatagttattaaataattggatttgacatttatgtggttgaatgagaaaattggcaattttggagaatggaaaactaggaatgataaaataggaaagttacaaaagtgagaggcttgtttccatattgctatggccggccactttgcttcttttttctcattttatttttcatttttaaatgccaagtaattcaaccttaaccctatgtggtattctataaatagtaggtaaaggcttcaggtttcataCACACATTACtgtattattttctttcacttaAACACTTTGAAGccgccactccctctctctctttcttctctattttcaaaattcccttgagtgatagagtagtgcccacacacatcaagtggtacctcaatcatagtatgtaagactatggaaaatcagcatcaaagaaggagagaaagagatccaggttgagatcttgattatgctctgctacagaaaggaatcaagggctagagatatgaatggaaggagttataatattctgctgcacccaatgtaaggttttcttaaactcttatgtgtttattttcattgttttagaattcatattaggatgttaatcaaacatacttggtagtaaatctagatcctggtaaaatatttccaacaccatATCCAAGAACAAAGGCTCTATTGATCAACCACATTAAACAACTCCTTCACCATTTGCATATTCCAACCACTCCTTGACTCATCAATCAAATCACATACCAACAaattaggatttacttgattagaACAGTAAGGCCAAAAAGTGACTGGCCGCGGTAGCCAAGGGTCCTTACAAACTAGAATCGTGTCACCCGTCCCAACTCACTTACGCAACCCTTTTGTTAAAAGAGACCTTCCCCAAATTTCGTTCCGCCAAACATAACTAGGTGCCTGTCCAACTATAtccaaaatcaaagaaaacttgtaaattaaaataattatactcaCAATACCGCCCATAATAACATATTATTAAACGTCAGATCAACACACCAAAAATAGCCTAAATAATGGAACCAACCTCCCcactaaaaatcaaaagaattcaagaaaaacaataaaaaacaaTTGATTTAGATCCTTTACTTTAAGAAAAAACTGATTGTAGTCCTACTAAAACAATCATAAAAACCCCACTCTTATTTAAGTCAAAGCCAACCATAATCAAGTCTATAAATATCCTTCTATGCATCGTATCCATAAGACTTAGACAAAGAAATATAATACCATATAATAATACAAGAAATATACATCCAATGTGAGTGCTTAAAGGCACCTATGGTGCAATAGAAgataaaatataacaataaatatatacttcCAACCCCATAATAGCCAGACTCGTCAGAGCATCATACCTGAAGCAGTCAAAAAAGTGGTATGGGAGAAGTACTTTGCTCTAAATATTCTCGCAGGCAGAGAGTCCAGACATGTAAGTATTCTCCATGCCTAAGTAGCCAGTAGCGGCTGGTTATGATGCTCAAATGTTCTAAATCCTAGCCCACCTTGAGTCTTTGGCAAACATATTTTCCTCCAAGCTAACCAATGTGTTTTCTGTTTAGCAACAAAAGAGCTCCACCAATATCTATCCATAAGAGCTTCCAATTGATCACATAAATTCACTAGTAATTGGAAGCAAGACATTGCATACGTGGGCATAGCTTGGATGACCGCTTTTAGCAGTATTTCTCTACCACCATATGAAAGCAACTTTGAATTCCAAGAATTAAGACGTGACCAAACTCTTTCCTTAATATAGCTAAATATTCTCTATTTGTTACGACCACTTATCATAGGCAAACCCAAATATTGGATAATGGGTTCAATAATTTCCATATACAATGTTTCCTCATATTGAGTTCACAAATTCTCAGGCGTATTTGGCAAATAATACATGCTGAATTTGTTGAAATTTATTAactgaaaaatataattaaaattagctTAATCACACATCTTACTAAACTGAAACATCTACTAAGAAACCCAATTTTGGATCcgaataaaataagaaataaagtCTAAAAGGAACATTTTTTTTGCAAAAGCATAATAATAGTTCAACAAACAATTGACCCAATGAACAAAACCACATAGCTCTCCTAACACTATCAAGCACCAACATATAGCCTCTTAGTCGTGTACCTAATACAACCAACTAGCATGAACCCCACATAAGTCAAAACAAAAAAGTTATACATTACCCTTGTAATCTCTTTGACAACCAGTGAGTTAGGAACTGATCCCTTATAGTCTCAAAGAGCATCCAACTAACAATTTCGTATTGTAACCAATATAAAACATACACATATAAATATTACTTCTAAACCCAGGGAATAGCGTCAAAACTATACATTAAAATTGATCATAACTATCCCAAGTCATCCACTGAAAGTAGATAAGACCATCCAAATATAATGACACCCTACTAGAATATTTTCCACTAGACTTACTTTCCTAGGCTTAGGAGTCAATGTAATAAAATCCATATAAATAAAAGTAGCATCAAACAACTAACCTGTCCCGAAGCTCTAGAATATTTATCAAAGATGTTTAGTAATGATATGCAAGACCTGGGCGATACACGGGTAAATAGAATACTATCATCTGCAATGAAGAGGTTTGTAATTGAAGGGGTTGATCGAGCAAACTTATACCCAATAATGTCACGATTAGTTTTTGCTTGGCATTAAAGGGTAGAGAAACCTTCCTCACAGAAAAGAAAGAGGTAAGGTGAAAGGGGATCTCCTTGACATAACCCTCGTGTTGGTACAACCTTCTCTTTAACTTAACCATTAATATTAAAAGAATAACTAACCGATCACACacattgcataattaaatgcacccAAGGATAGGCAAACCCAAACTTTAGCATAATGACTTCTAAAAACCCGCATTCTACTCTATCATATGATTGGCTCATATCAAGATTTATAACAGAAAAGCACCTCTTTCTCCAAGTCGCAGCTCGTAAATTATGCAATAGCGCATACGATACCATGGAATTATCCGTAATTCGTCGACCTCCAATAAAAGTACTTTTAGAAAAATGGATCAATTCATTCAACCATGGTTGAAGGCGTCGTACGAGAACagttgaaataatttttataatacatTACATAAGCTTATTGGGTGAAAGTCTGCATCTGCTTTGCAGATTTGACTTTTGGTATCAAAGTGACAATGGTGGAATTAATAAGTGATAACTCTGCTTCACCTTGCAGAAATTCCAACACTGCCTTTGCTACCAAGTCACCTACACTGTCCCAATGCTTCTAATAGAACATAACATTAAATCCATCGTTTCCTAGGCTTTTATCTGCCGGCATTGAAAAAACAACTAACTTGACTTCTTCAACAGTAAAAGGGAGCAGGAGGTTTGAGTTCATAGCATCTGTTACTCACTGCTGAACAACAGAGACCACAGCCTCAGTATCCTCATCGGCAGGGAAAGAAGACATGAAGAGATTGGTGTAGTATCATTCAATAATACTCAGAATGTCATCCCCATCAGAGCACAAAACACCAGCTTCATTAGTCAGTCCTAAAAAGCCAAAAGATAGAAAAAATTTAGATTGTGGAGGATTAAAGAGATGCTATGAACACCTTATGAAAAACATAAAGATTAAGACCCTTTCAAGTTCTACCAACCTACTAAAATTGTAGTGGAAAAAGGAGACAGGTGGGACAATAATTAATTTGTTCCaacttttttaaaatagaaatatcaTAATGCAAAATACTAAGGTAAcacaaattaatattaaatatgtatacttTAGtactatttattaaataaactaTTGACATTATTTTTTGgatattaatcaattaatttatttgcATCCTAATATTTCCCCAACAATACTTGCCGGTAAGAGGCCCAATATAAATGCAAAAGACATACACGAACATTATATATCTACTATGTACtacgtatatatacatatatattaatcaaGAAAGGAGATAAAAAGAAGGTAACGTCATAGGTAATTATCTTGGTCACTAAGAAGCTTCCTTGTTCCTTTAGGAAATATTGTTAAAAATACGATTGTGTTCTTGTGATCTAAATACAAAACgtttaagaaattaataaattactgtttttaacaaaaaaccCTATATTATTCATGAATTGTTAATGCATATTAAAGGAATTAATAAAGATAAAGTTGGACAACTACTGAGTAATTTCAACTAGACGTTCAAATATTATCCTACCATCCTGACTATTAATTAGTATTGTCAAATTTACAACAAACGAAGTAGACTTACATAGATATGATGATAAAGAAGTTACTAAATACCACTAAAAAACAAACCTGGAATAGCATTATTTTGTCTCCTTGTATTAGCATATTGATGAAAAAATTTCGTATTTTGATCTCCTGCTTTCAACCACTGTATTCTAGATCTTTGCTGCCAAAatatttcttctttttctaGTAAATCTGAAAGTTGAGATTCTAACTCATTAACTTCAAACTGATCACATGCATAACTATCCTTATTTTCAGCTTCAGCTAACCTTCGCTTAGTGTTCCAAATATTCTTAGGCAGCTTACCATATTTCTTTTCATGCCACTTACCTAAGCTTTGAGCACAAGAGGAGATGTTATTAAGCACAGCCTCCATCACAGATGACGCTGGAGTGGATTCCCAAGAGGATGACACAATTTGATGACACGTAGGATCGATACTCAACATAGCTTCATACTGAAAATATTTGCGTTTATGAGATAAAAACTGTTGCCAACTTTAGGAAGGTCGCCAACTGTTAATAAAAGTGGTCTATGATCAGATCAAAAAAAGTCTAAATGTGTTAGATTAGCTAAAGGAATAGACTCTTCCCATTAAGAGTTGATCAAATCCCAATCCAGACGTTCTTGAATAGTATCCGCACCAAAGCTAAACTTCCATGTGAAACGTTCACTAATATAGGTCATTGGGGAGAGAGCACACTCTTCAATAGCTTCCCTGAAAAGATCCATTTGAGATTCCCTTCTCAGCAATCCTCCAACTTTATCATCTTGATGTAGAATTTCATTAAAGTCCCCCATGCATAACCAAGGaccgtggcgtccctatagattagggcgttacagggGCAGTTCGACATAACCTATCACCCTCGAACATCCATCAAGGGCCAGGCTTTGGAAAATTTCTTAATAGAAGGAATAACTTCAGAAGAAAATCTGCTTGTGCAGCGAGACGCGGATACTCGAAAGTTATTCGTGGATGGTGCATCCAACGAGCAGGGCTCGGGTGCAGGGGTGATATTAATTTCACAAGAAGGCTTCAAGTTTCGTTATGCTTTGAGATTTCAATTTGACGCATCAAACAATAAGGCTGAGTGTGAAGCCTTGATCGCTGATTTGAGG
Encoded here:
- the LOC133036184 gene encoding uncharacterized protein LOC133036184 — encoded protein: MEAVLNNISSCAQSLGKWHEKKYGKLPKNIWNTKRRLAEAENKDSYACDQFEVNELESQLSDLLEKEEIFWQQRSRIQWLKAGDQNTKFFHQYANTRRQNNAIPGLTNEAGVLCSDGDDILSIIE